In Ammospiza caudacuta isolate bAmmCau1 chromosome Z, bAmmCau1.pri, whole genome shotgun sequence, the genomic stretch tggttccttttgccttgctggctgcaggtcacctgACACGCGGATGGAGACAAGCCTGTCCTTTGGTGAGtggcaaaggaagctgagacGTTGCTGGCGTGTGAGAATTGTGCAGCAATTCTGCCAGCTTGGCCTGTTGCAGCCGAGTGTGGAATGCCGGCGtgggaggctgaaggaaaggTCAGCTGCCCGGTGGcatcagcagtagcaaagggagcactggctgtttgctgattttccagtgaaaagcctttcaagagatgaaaggcaaaagggacagctccaaggcatcttgctgcttctaggcagcagggaagctcaaATGCACAGCAAGATGGAGTAGCAGCTCGTTCAGCCAGCTTCCTCGGCTTTGCGTGACTCAGAGGCCCACTTGTATCAAAGTCTATGATTTGCCCTTCTTCTGGGTGCTTTCCCAGCTCAATAGAAAGCAGCTCCTAAGGCACTGGCTTTTGCCCATCTCTCTCacttctgtctgcctgcagggcacaacagcagggtcagcagctcctctggctgcctctgtcattgaggaagaggatgaagaggagcaaaggaagatgaagcCTTCAGCCGCTGTCCCTTCACAGCCTGAACTTGCAGAGCCAGTAAGTGACAGCTGAGCTTGGCACTGCCTTTGGCGCACGGCCAGGCTACCcgttttggagcagcccttgttGCTCGTGGCTGAAGATGCTGGCAGCCGTGTGCCTGCTGTGACGTAGTGCGGCTTCAGGcaagctggggagccctggccaatgggttctgaagtttgacattgaagctgggatgctgagagggcgccagagtgtctcttgggatcagacaggaggcagcattgagtgactctcagtgcaggagtcagccccttgtgcccgttgtcagtgcaggctgcctgtggtcagcGGACAGCGCGGCCCAAATACGCAGTTGACAGCCTTGCAGGGTACCTGGCAGACACTGGcccctggaagggacctgctgtcTCCGTGGACTAATtagcttcaggctgtgcttcacttccagccggtcagagcagagtttggagaggagaatccTCGGCAGCCCTGCATTGTAAAAGGGCgggtgggtctgggcagggctggaaggcggCTCCCAAGGGCCGCTCTCTAAAGGCTGCCATAGAGAAGGGAAATCCGTGAAACAGATCAGAGAAGGGACACGCTGCGGGCTTCTGAGCAGACTGTTGCCTGCCAACTCCGGGCTGATTTCATTCCGGcccaggaaaagacaggaggaggaaagcagcgaggctctggggccctgctctgatctccttgtggatttggcagccccatcgataccttgttgccagtgtcttgcagaaaagctgaacacgTGGAGCATGGAGGTGGTCGGGAGGGGCTGGATCCAAGTAGCCTTTGGGCTTCTCCCGAAGGTGCCTTTGAGAAGGGGACAtgggaactgctccagctggagaggcctggccgtggctggcagcaccttcccaaggccttgcttttgctgtgcgcTTAGTGGGGGGCATGAGTGCCAGCCACCCTTCTGACGGGCAATCCTTTCTTGTCCCAGCGCAAGACAGGCTCTGCCATTCAACCTGGTGCCGCCGGACCAGCgtggcctgcagcagccagctcaagccccgctgccggcacttcctgcagcagcgcagcccagcagcccgagatgagggaggagcagggcctgaagaCACTGAGTACGTCCGTCTGGTGCATTTCttgtctgccagagcagggtcttGTGCGAGTGTCTGGGTGTAGGCTGCGCCAGATGCTGGCCCTCAGTCTCAGAGGCACTTaggcctctctgcagaaggtgtTGTACTGCTCTGAGGAAGCGCGGCAGCGCTCAGggagtccctgctgcctgtgagggcggctgggcctggcttggccctgcctgggctgccttctgggccaaagacaaaagcagagattgtttctgcttgagcagaaggCTGGCACGTAGCAAGTGACtattgcccagggagctgtctggccccaggtgttttctggctctggttcttactcctcctccggcccagacactttgtgcccctggcagtggacCTGCCAGTGATGGTGGGTGTGACTGCGGAGGCAGCAAAGGCCCTTGCTTACCTCTTAGGGCCCCCTTCTTAAGGGCTCATCATTTTGGCTTATCGCGtgagatgctgctcttgaaagaaatcaaggccttcttggaaaggccacctgatgaaaggtggagaagatggccctcccacttgctggtctcagcagctggaagccgcGGGACCGcaaagggcccagagctgcgggcagtggggctgcctttgggacGCTCTGGGCAGCGGCGTCTCTGTGTGCGAGTGAgcgccctgcactgcttttgtctttcagggagCATCGTGAGTCCGGGCCGGCCAACGGGCAAATACACGGCATTTGAGGAACTCGGGCGAGGGTAAGCGTGACGTCAGCTCATTTTACAAAAGTGTGGGCCAGGTCTTTGGCTGGTGCAATatcaagcgtgaagtcaggcaagCTCCAGTCATGGTCAGGCTCCGGCTTGACCTCGTGTCGCCTGCCTGGACTGCTCGGTCAGAGCAATGCAAAGGCCTCATCAAAGACAAGTTGATGCTGGCAGTGtcttgcttgcagcagtgaggagcaggagctgggagaagccctggccctgcagctttgTGGCCTGAAAGAGCACCTTGCCATCCAAGAAAGGTCAGATTGTCAAGGACAGTCTTCTGACTCAAattgttctcccttttttgacacacacatgcatgcacacccGCACAAGGAGAGAGTTCCCCTTAGGTTCTGAAATGACCTGGCAGGGTGTGCGCCTTGGAGATTTCCAGCGGCCCTTGGTCTTCATGCTGCACCTTAGTGTTCCCTTGGACAGCCTGCCCCGCATGGCAGAGGGCTCACGGGCTAACATGCTGTTGGCcgaagagatgctgcagccaggcattttttctaaggaaggcgtccaggcagcctggggagatctgctgcctgggcttgctttcactgccagagggataaaggtctctttctgctgctttggtctttctagagggtttggagctgtttataaAGCCCTTGACACCAGCAGCGGACAACAGGTAAAGTGCCAAGAGCCCCACgccattttgcagctctggagcgcTTTGCccgctgctgtgagctgtgcttggaggtttgggtggcagctccatgtctgcagcaggggctgttcctctgaaatacagtcgaggctcagggggcagaatgcatttgggatggcttttggtGCTTCTGCTAAGCTCTGCTGTCTAGTGACAAGGCACTTTGGCCCAGCGTGCTGCCTCATTGCACCAGCACTCGCTCCGTGCTCCTTGTGATCTCGAGCGGGGTGCGTCTTCTCAAGGTACCGGTGGCCAATGTCATTGCAGGTGGCAATCAAGATCATGTCACTCGAGGAGGAGATGTccgaggagctggctgccaatGAAATCCTGGCCATGAGGGACAACAGGAGTCCCAATATCGTTACCTACTTAGACAGGTTGGCATATTCTGGTGTCAATGTAGCTTTAGCTGGTGCAAGCGCAAAGAGACGATGCCCTTTGGTCgctggcagagaacagagctggggatgatttCTCTGCGTGTCTCCAGAgcgtgggaggaggtggagctggtgtTCAACAGTCTCTTGGGGCACCCGtagcttggagagcagctgcaaaaacctgTCTCAGGCCCTGGGGTGACTGAGGCTATGCCCATTCTGTTGCTCCATGccgtggttttcttctttcagctacctggtGGATgcggagctctggctggccatgGAGTTCATGGACGGCGGCACCTTGTTtgatgtgctgagggcagtgtacctggaggaaggacagatagGCGCTGTCTGTCGGGAGGTGAGGGATCCCGCTTGTGCTTGCCCAAGACTGCCCGGATGCTGCTTGTCAGCTGGAGCTTAAGGAGAGCCGAGATTTCTTGCTCtcacctttcttttgctgctgctgctgctgctgctgctgctgctgctgctgctgctgctgtcacgccacacaggagaagaaagagcatgggAAGTGTACTGCCTGCCGGTGCCCTCGCACTCCTCAGACTCTGTTCTTGcactcttccatcctgtctgtcctctggCCTTGGTGCTCGCTCACTGgttcaatttctctttcttcctcttctcagctttgcctgggaatgtttgcctggagcctgtctgtctgtcctacaTTGCTTGCCACTGGAAGGCAGCATGCGGGTGGCAGAATTTCAAGCTAAGGGCAAAGAGCTGTCCTCAGCTTCAAAGGCTAGCATTGCAGCCTGCATGGCGATGCATTGTGGAACAGCTcgaaggtgctgctgtcaccagcagcttcctcttctgctgccactaggcttccccaaaattctttgcCGTGCCGCCTCCCAGCCAAAGGTGGCGCGCTTCCTACCCAAGGCCGGTGGAACTTTTGGGAGCCCAGATGCCTTTGCTtggaaatctagaaaaaacttccaagagtgttgaagcagcaagctcttcatgGTGACAGCAGCGTGATGTTTTGCCCTGGCTCACAATTCCCTGAGAAAGCCGCCAATCCCCTTGAGCTCTTTCCTTGCGGGTGGGATGAAATCAGATCCTGCAGGTtaactttccctccctcctttttctctctcagtgcctgcaaggactgcatttccttcattcccgccaagtcatccacagagacatcaaaagTTGCAACGTCCTGGTGGGCACGGACGGATCCGTCAAGTTGGGTGggtatccctgctgggctgcagcatgtccagcatATGCCGTGCGCTTGCATTTTGGTGACGGCCACTGGGGCAGAAGCGCGGCTTGGCCAGTGCGTGAATCGTCAGGGTGTTTTTGAAGCGGCCGATGCCTTAtttgcctggctccaggcacgtggaaggagagctcagctgctttttcagttagattcagcatggcctggtcagggcaatggttttggctgctttgccagtggtagctggctttgacaggctttgtttttgtcctcaggtgactttggcctctgtgctcagctcagccctgagcacagcaagcgcagctccagcgtcggcactcccagctggatggcaccggaggtggtgagaggagaagcctacggccccaaagtggacatctggtccctggggatcatggggctggaaatggtggaaggggaagctcCTTACCAGCGGGAAGCCCGTCTCCGGGTAAGGTGCAGCTTAGcaagagggctctgtgtggagagagctgtgtgtggctagCAAAGGAGCAGGTGGAGTGTTCTCTTGCATCCATGTGCTGTAGGTTTTTGAACTGCTAGAAAGGAACgggcccccaaaactgcagaacccCAGGCACCACTCGGCTCTCCTGCGCGACTTCctccactgctgcctgcaggcagatgaggacaggcgctggtctgcccaggagctcctacaggtaagaaaaagcaaaggggcaaaaagccctggcagctgaggacacctgcaaaggtgggaagggatgaggaggaggaggagtgtgggccacgtggcacagaaagctgccaggacaggaaggcgcagggggacatgctgccctcagtgctctttGTGTGTCTTGCTGGTAGCCAGGGAATCCTGCTTGAGCCCGCAGGCTCAAGTGATCCTGGAAAGTAAGagttcctttctttgttctttttcctctgggcagcatcccTTTGTGACCTCAGGCgatcctgcctccagcctggctgctctgatcatCTCAGCCAAGCAAGTGCAGGAAGACTGGATAGGAGACACCTGCACCTGAGGAGGCCCTGATGCCCCGCCagccaagaggagggaaaaggggatgtgtcatctttaggcagagcttcagccatcccccgaggttgaagaggagctgtgccgTAGCTAGGAAACATGATAGTGTAGATATTTGCTCagtttagctgttaggttagctgttaggttagctgttaggttaggtTGGGTTAGGTTAGCATTAGGTTGGATTAgattaggttaggttaggttaggttagatATGTTGTTAGGTTCAATTTAaagctctgttgtttttctttctgcaagagatgaaaattgaaaaaaattaggaactatAGGGATCAACTTTTAAGGACTATAGAACGTAGACAGCTTGGATAGTAGAGGATTGTTTAGCTTAGGATAGGGTGTTGTTAATTTAGGGAAGCtttgaagtagaaatgaaagaattgtcataataagaattaagcagtgagaggaaaagctgggctgcagcagaactggagcctgcaggcgctccaagctgtcagcctgagcaggccacctgcaggacagaatgatgaagatgaagaagcagcGAGGGGATACTTTGTTTCAGCCCGAGTGTCAATAAAAGTCGAAAATATCCAGAGTGTTGTAAGACTCCCTTCCTTGCCAGGCTGTAGCTAAGTGGACAGTCCCTTTCAGAGGCCCAAAGAACATAGTGAGGTAAGCAGCTTTGCTTACCTGAAGTGTGGcatgcctgtgggaagctgagagacctaCAGGTAATGAACACCAGGTAATGAGCTGCCATTCAGGACAGCACTAGGAGGCAGATGTGCAGTCCTTTCTGGGCCTCTTGTCTTGATCAGATGTCAGGCTGATCAGCAGCAATCACCATTTTGTTGCCACCCTCCTCTCACTATGTCAcctgtgggatggaatggcattctcacagcggcagcatctggcatttcctccctgcttctcttttccccgcttttcaccccagacccccagggaccctctgggccagcctcatCCCCTACAGGGGTGTGCAACCACCAgggcctcctgcagagccccattcccactctgctgcctccttggccttttcccacctctgggccagcctgctGTTGCCAGGTGTTGGAAACATGCACACAGCATAGCACACCTGTCATTGAGCAATTTGatgcaggagcccctgctgaGCACGGCTCCCCACCCTggcccttttcccacccagctgtggctccatttcACCTCCATCTGCTGGCATACCCACTGTGAGggactgctcagggactggatgCTCCTTGAATGTTGCCCACAGGCCTGATTTCCACGCCTCCCCATTCCTCCTACCCCTAAGGCTGCCTCAGCCGtctgaacacaatttttcttactctaatggcttcctgtgctttacttgatactgtaagcagaagtacaccgttttgattgtctttcttctagaattaataaaaataagtttgaagtACTCCTAGATTTTGCCATTGAAAACTTGAGGCAAGTGCACAAAGTAGAgaagctttctgtgcagcttttcagttaatttgagGTCCCCTTACTCTTCACTCACTTTCAGCATatctgttgattttcctttgctctcatcTTTTAAGCTTCATCCCTTGTCTATCGATCTGCAAAAATAGCCTGTAAACCCAACGCAAATTTActatcctttgtatttttcctcttctggaaaagctgaggctcGTGAGATCTTCTCCTGTGATCTAGACTTTGATTCCCATCTTGGCTCTGCTGAAGTGcagaacaaatgtaatttattgcctGCTAGTAGGATCTGCTAGCAAAGGTCACATTTAGAGCTAAGCATGATGCTTCTCTCCCTCCGTTGAATACACATCTTTGTGTCAAGGCCTGGGGacttccaggagcacctggaagctactgccaaggacaaaagtctcactcttgctggttttgacacTGATTTGTTGGGAGGATTTTGATCTACGTCGACAGTGATCTACAGGAACTGGATCCTTGACACCAAGTGCCTTCAAGCAACATCTCTAAGCAGAGTGGGCAATGAAGTCCAGATACTAAtgagttgtggtttgttttaacTCTATCTAACATATGGTACACTATcccaaaacatgttatttttgagTGCTTCAGGCATTTAAAACTTAGGCTTATTCTtgtcaacacttttctttcctctcttcagaaatctgcatgtccagctactaatttctttctcagcttgttGAAAAGTTACCAGTCAGACAAGACTTGTTtcttgacccagagatggggcaagcgTCACCGTTAGGCCGGACGTGGCATACACACGTGATCagggtccaagaagaaaaaggtttgtttgttttattctgcatgttctccagcttATACACTCTTAACAAAGCGTGATCTCAAGTCACtaactacatcacaataacttcttctatccattggtgcaaagcaattaacGTCAATACAactggcaaaagttttacagaaatttataagGCACGTGTGCACATCTACTTCGGCACCTAGTCTAGCATACGCAACTTTTCCTGAATCTCTTCTAATGGGTTTCCATGCTGATggccttgtcttcttccttgctttggatacactcaaaaaccatcaactgctatttcttccatgaactcggctttgcttgcaggccagctgtcaaGCCCCTCCATAGGTCAGCATGCACCCGCGTGCTCCAGGAGCAACTGCAGCCTACAATAGTCCtggaaatttattatctttgctTCGTTTGCCatctaaatgtcactgaagaagttaggcttttccaaaccagctaGGATGCCACCTAGAAAAAGCAGACTTGCTTTCAGTCAAAGCTTTTGGGACCAAGAGTCATGTTTGCTTGCATTGCTTGGATGCCGCTTGGATTGGCGCATTTTCTGAGTTCCCCTGGcatgccttgagcactgcctttgtgagtgaggagaatttcccaggcttttcttttgcatcagctgtacacaaggttgtcttgctgggcacaagaaagccacagagcagctgccattgtGAGGTCAAGCCAGAGGTGCCAcgtcacagtgctgtcagcacagcgtTGTCCCGGTGCGCGCCAGGCCTGGTcgtccagagcagctcttccgctggctccctgcaggaggatccttgtgctcaaggagctctcagcagacGGCCTGCACCCCGAGAGGAGTCTTGGCTTTCCCTTGGCTGGCACTCAGCGTGCAAACgcgcacagcactgccaaaatgaTTGGGCAAGTCTGTGCCGCCGTTTGCACCATCTTTTCTGTTGTCTATTCTGGCTACTACCTGACCCAGCTGACTCGTAAGTAAAggtttctcctggggctggcattgcccgacttttgcttggctctgctctttatGCCGCAGCAGTGGCCCAGTTTCTTTGGGAACAAAATGGCCGTGAAGGTGCCACCGCTTTGGTcaatgtcctgccagcagcatcagctacaAAGGGGGCATCTGTACTGGGTAGCGCGTGCAGACTATTTGCCATGCAACCTGCAGCGgttgccttccctccccgggAGAGTGCGCGGCTGcggagtctgtcatttcctcagcttgctgcttcaagcaAGACAAGCTGCAAATTGCAGACTCTGAGGGCAGATCCTCACAAGTATTTCTACCAACTCAGTGGTTCTCTCCAGGAGTGAAGGAAAGCACCTTTTGCTCCATATTCTACCCCTTAGAGGCCTTGGCTGCATGACTTGAGCCTTTGATGCTGTGCCAAGACTGCGATTGCCTTGGCCatgcagcacaaactccagtgcagggagggtttgctgctgagcccagcagctgttcctgggctgcttcagcagggagctgccacagggaagggaccctttgtggaagctttgctgggctatcatcttcagccaagggatgggaattagggcgtgcaatttaaaagaatgtatatggaaaatgcaggaaagggaagagggaaatgtAGCTTGAGCTGTTAGGCACAAGAGAAGCTCAAAGTTTTGAAGAGCAgcgggcatttccagcaccgtcttcctatttctctcttggcaaaagaggcccaaatgtagccagaggctcctctagcgtccttcttgttctcttgcttgctgtgggaaagagctgttgctcctggaggcatgttgggaaagggaaatgctctgtgttgggactgccttgtgctgtgggagtggccagcacaggcacttttctaagggcctctggttccttttgccttgctggctgcaggtcacctgACACGCGGATGGAGACAAGCCTGTCCTTTGGTGAGtggcaaaggaagctgagacGTTGCTGGCGTGTGAGAATTGTGCAGCAATTCTGCCAGCTTGGCCTGTTGCAGCCGAGTGTGGAGTGCCGGCGtgggaggctgaaggaaaggccagctgcccggtggcatcagcagtagcaaagggagcactggctgtttgctgattttccagtgaaaagcctttcaagagatgaaaggcaaaagggacagctccaaggcatcttgctgcttctaggcagcagggaagctcaaATGCACAGCAAGATGGAGTAGCAGCTCGTTCAGCCAGCTTCCTCGGCTTTGCGTGACTCAGAGGCCCACTTGTATCAAAGTCTATGATTTGCCCTTCTTCTGGGTGCTTTCCCAGCTCAATAGAAAGCAGCTCCTAAGGCACTGGCTTTTGCCCATCTCTCTCacttctgtctgcctgcagggcacaacagcagggtcagcagctcctctggctgcctctgtcattgaggaagaggatgaagaggagcaaaggaagatgaagcCTTCAGCCGCTGTCCCTTCACAGCCTGAACTTGCAGAGCCAGTAAGTGACAGCTGAGCTTGGCACTGCCTTTGGCGCACGGCCAGGCTACCcgttttggagcagcccttgttGCTCGTGGCTGAAGATGCTGGCAGCCGTGTGCCTGCTGTGACGTAGTGCGGCTTCAGGcaagctggggagccctggccaatgggttctgaagtttgacattgaagctgggatgctgagagggcgccagagtgtctcttgggaccagacaggaggcagcattgagtgactctcagtgcaggagtcagccccttgtgcccgttgtcagtgcaggctgcctgtggtcagcGGACAGTGCGGCCCAAATACGCAGTTGACAGCCTTGCAGGGTACCTGGCAGACACTGGcccctggaagggacctgctgtcTCCGTGGACTAATtagcttcaggctgtgcttcacttccagccggtcagagcagagtttggagaggagaatccTCGGCAGCCCTGCATTGTAAAAGGGCgggtgggtctgggcagggctggaaggcggCTCCCAAGGGCCGCTCTCTAAAGGCTGCCATAGAGAAGGGAAATCCGTGAAACAGATCAGAGAAGGGACACGCTGCGGGCTTCTGAGCAGACTGTTGCCTGCCAACTCCGGGCTGATTTCATTCCGGcccaggaaaagacaggaggaggaaagcagcgaggctctggggccctgctctgatctctttgtggatttggcagccccatcgataccttgttgccagtgtcttgcagaaaagctgaacacgTGGAGCATGGAGGTGGTCGGGAGGGGCTGGATCCAAGTAGCCTTTGGGCTTCTCCCGAAGGTGCCTTTGAGAAGGGGACAtgggaactgctccagctggagaggcctggccgtggctggcagcaccttcccaaggccttgcttttgctgtgcgcTTAGGGGGGGGCATGAGTGCCAGCCACCCTTCTGACGGGCAATCCTTTCTTGTCCCAGCGCAAGACACGCTCTGCCATTCAACCTGGTGCCGCCGGACCagcatggcctgcagcagccagctcaagccccgctgccggcacttcctgcagcagcgcagcccagcagcccgagatgagggaggagcagggcctgaagaCACTGAGTACATCCGTCTGGTGCATTTCttgtctgccagagcagggtcttGTGCGAGTGTCTGGGTGTAGGCTGCGCCAGATGCTGGCCCTCAGTCTCAGAGGCACTTaggcctctctgcagaaggtgtTGTACTGCTCTGAGGAAGCGCGGCAGCGCTCAGggagtccctgctgcctgtgagggcggctgggcctggcttggccctgcctgggctgccttctgggccaaagacaaaagcagagattgtttctgcttgagcagaaggCTGGCACGTAGCAAGTGACtattgcccagggagctgtctggccccaggtgttttctggctctggttcttactcctcctccggcccagacactttgtgcccctggcagtggacCTGCCAGTGATGGTGGGTGTGACTGCGGAGGCAGCAAAGGCCCTTGCTTACCTCTTAGGGCCCCCTTCTTAAGGGCTCATCATTTTGGCTTATCGCGtgagatgctgctcttgaaagaaatcaaggccttcttggaaaggccacctgatgaaaggtggagaagatggccctcccacttgctggtctcagcagctggaagccgcGGGACCGcaaagggcccagagctgcgggcagtggggctgcctttgggacGCTCTGGGCAGCGGCGTCTCTGTGTGCGAGTGAgcgccctgcactgcttttgtctttcagggagCATCGTGAGTCCGGGCCGGCCAACGGGCAAATACACGGCATTTGAGGAACTCGGGCGAGGGTAAGCGTGACGTCAGCTCATTTTACAAAAGTGTGGGCCAGGTCTTTGGCTGGTGCAATatcaagcgtgaagtcaggcaagCTCCAGTCATGGTCAGGCTCCGGCTTGACCTCGTGTCGCCTGCCTGGACTGCTCGGTCAGAGCAATGCAAAGGCCTCATCAAAGACAAGTTGATGCTGGCAGTGtcttgcttgcagcagtgaggagcaggagctgggagaagccctggccctgcagctttgTGGCCTGAAAGAGCACCTTGCCATCCAAGAAAGGTCAGATTGTCAAGGACAGTCTTCTGACTCAAattgttctcccttttttgacacacacatgcatgcacacccGCACAAGGAGAGAGTTCCCCTTAGGTTCTGAAATGACCTGGCAGGGTGTGCGCCTTGGAGATTTCCAGCGGCCCTTGGTCTTCATGCTGCACCTTAGTGTTCCCTTGGACAGCCTGCCCTGCATGGCAGAGGGCTCACGGGCTAACATGCTGTTGGCcgaagagatgctgcagccaggcattttttctaaggaaggcgtccaggcagcctggggagatctgctgcctgggcttgctttcactgccagagggataaaggtctctttctgctgctttggtctttctagagggtttggagctgtttataaAGCCCTTGACACCAGCAGCGGACAACAGGTAAAGTGCCAAGAGCCCCACgccattttgcagctctggagcgcTTTGCccgctgctgtgagctgtgcttggaggtttgggtggcagctccatgtctgcagcaggggctgttcctctgaaatacagtcgaggctcagggggcagaatgcatttgggatggcttttggtGCTTCTGCTAAGCTCTGCTGTCTAGTGACAAGGCACTTTGGCCCAGCGTGCTGCCTCATTGCACCAGCACTCGCTCCGTGCTCCTTGTGATCTCGAGCGGGGTGCGTCTTCTCAAGGTACCGGTGGCCAATGTCATTGCAGGTGGCAATCAAGATCATGTCACTCGAGGAGGAGATGTccgaggagctggctgccaatGAAATCCTGGCCATGAGGGACAACAGGAGTCCCAATATCGTTACCTACTTAGACAGGTTGGCATATTCTGGTGTCAATGTAGCTTTAGCTGGTGCAAGCGCAAAGAGACGATGCCCTTTGGTCgctggcagagaacagagctggggatgatttCTCTGCGTGTCTCCAGAgcgtgggaggaggtggagctggtgtTCAACAGTCTCTT encodes the following:
- the LOC131571670 gene encoding serine/threonine-protein kinase PAK 3-like, which encodes MREEQGLKTLRSIVSPGRPTGKYTAFEELGRGGFGAVYKALDTSSGQQVAIKIMSLEEEMSEELAANEILAMRDNRSPNIVTYLDSYLVDAELWLAMEFMDGGTLFDVLRAVYLEEGQIGAVCREELSADGLHPERSLGFPLAGTQRANAHSTAKMIGQVCAAVCTIFSVVYSGYYLTQLTPECGMPAWEAEGKPEMREEQGLKTLRSIVSPGRPTGKYTAFEELGRGGFGAVYKALDTSSGQQVAIKIMSLEEEMSEELAANEILAMRDNRSPNIVTYLDSYLVDAELWLAMEFMDGGTLFDVLRAVYLEEGQIGAVCRECLQGLHFLHSRQVIHRDIKSCNVLVGTDGSVKLGDFGLCAQLSPEHSKRSSSVGTPSWMAPEVVRGEAYGPKVDIWSLGIMGLEMVEGEAPYQREARLRVFELLERNGPPKLQNPRHHSALLRDFLHCCLQADEDRRWSAQELLQVHPFVTSGDPASSLAALIISAKQVQEDWIGDTCT
- the LOC131571671 gene encoding serine/threonine-protein kinase PAK 3-like; translation: MIGQVCAAVCTIFSVVYSGYYLTQLTRHLTRGWRQACPLGTTAGSAAPLAASVIEEEDEEEQRKMKPSAAVPSQPELAEPAACGQRTVRPKYAVDSLAGYLADTGPWKGPARKTRSAIQPGAAGPAWPAAASSSPAAGTSCSSAAQQPEMREEQGLKTLRSIVSPGRPTGKYTAFEELGRGGFGAVYKALDTSSGQQVAIKIMSLEEEMSEELAANEILAMRDNRSPNIVTYLDSYLVDAELWLAMEFMDGGTLFDVLRAVYLEEGQIGAVCRECLQGLHFLHSRQVIHRDIKSCNVLVGTDGSVKLGDFGLCAQLSPEHSKRSSSVGTPSWMAPEVVRGEAYGPKVDIWSLGIMGLEMVEGEAPYQWEARLRVFELLERNGPPKLQNPRHHSALLRDFLRCCLQADEDRRWSAQELLQHPFVTSGDPASSLAALIISAKQVQEDWRGDTCA